Proteins encoded within one genomic window of Thalassospira sp. TSL5-1:
- a CDS encoding ferritin-like domain-containing protein — MPQTLADAAKQALLTVDPTEKAHLTIDLARQWREGAITEVGETNLPDRPARPSKPETLPPNKMPKRSKGGLKGRIGLLHALAHIELNAIDLAWDIAVRFPNENMPRDFHDAWVQVAADEAKHFLMLNKRLGELGATYGDLPAHDGLWQSSMETAYDLLARLAVVPMVFEARGLDATPPTVERLIANGDVESAEILKIIAAEEVAHVSAGRKYYEMMCDKRGLPYYTTWHALLRKHLRGPLKPPFNDEARYDAGMPPDYYQDYVLELPGEGDDD, encoded by the coding sequence ATGCCCCAAACCCTTGCCGACGCCGCCAAACAGGCCCTGCTGACTGTTGACCCAACAGAAAAAGCCCACCTGACCATCGATCTGGCCCGGCAATGGCGGGAGGGTGCGATAACGGAAGTTGGCGAAACCAACCTGCCGGACCGCCCCGCGCGCCCGTCAAAACCTGAAACCCTGCCGCCCAATAAAATGCCCAAACGCAGCAAAGGCGGCCTGAAGGGGCGCATCGGCCTGTTACACGCGCTGGCTCATATTGAGCTAAATGCCATTGATCTGGCGTGGGATATTGCCGTGCGCTTTCCCAACGAAAACATGCCGCGCGATTTCCACGATGCCTGGGTGCAGGTGGCCGCCGATGAAGCCAAACATTTCCTGATGCTGAATAAACGGCTGGGCGAATTGGGCGCCACCTATGGCGATTTGCCCGCCCATGACGGCCTGTGGCAAAGCAGCATGGAAACCGCCTATGACCTGCTGGCCCGCCTGGCCGTGGTACCAATGGTGTTTGAAGCCCGCGGGCTGGATGCCACCCCGCCCACGGTTGAGCGCCTGATTGCCAATGGCGACGTTGAAAGTGCGGAAATTCTTAAAATCATTGCGGCCGAAGAAGTGGCGCATGTCAGTGCCGGGCGCAAATATTATGAAATGATGTGTGATAAACGCGGCCTGCCCTATTACACCACATGGCATGCGCTGCTGCGCAAACATCTGCGCGGCCCGCTTAAGCCGCCCTTCAATGACGAAGCGCGCTATGATGCCGGCATGCCGCCCGATTATTATCAGGATTATGTCCTGGAATTACCAGGTGAGGGTGACGATGATTAA
- a CDS encoding DMT family transporter, whose translation MVCVLLLFVGFSLIWSSAFIVGKVAIAHLDPLVLLAVRFLLGSVCLLPFVLWQGRKFWQWPTIRFGAIAGVLNNALYLGLSFLALQTVPASLLVVIISCAPLLTSAFAVASGQEPLNAARFVGFTICIAGVACVAAWQPAAGTGLDHAAMFSSGALPGYAMAIGGTVAFAFGTVFLKSRVMGASPVDVNFWQSLVGGLVLLPLALFRVPDVGQWAVTFDGPVLLSILYLAVVITLGAMFLWLYLIGRFGASKAAAAHLINPLSGLVLSAVILGSDVSLVQVFGAVLIGFGLYIAVFHRGNRGNRALIK comes from the coding sequence ATGGTGTGTGTCCTCCTATTGTTTGTCGGTTTCAGCTTGATCTGGTCGTCGGCATTTATCGTCGGCAAGGTTGCGATTGCCCATCTTGACCCGCTTGTATTGCTGGCAGTGCGTTTTTTGCTGGGCAGTGTCTGTTTGCTGCCTTTTGTTCTATGGCAGGGCAGGAAATTCTGGCAATGGCCGACTATTCGTTTTGGGGCGATTGCCGGTGTGTTGAACAACGCCCTTTATTTGGGTTTGAGCTTTTTGGCCCTGCAAACCGTGCCAGCGTCACTACTGGTGGTGATCATTAGCTGCGCGCCCCTGCTGACCAGCGCCTTTGCCGTAGCCAGCGGACAGGAACCTTTAAACGCCGCACGCTTTGTTGGTTTTACCATTTGTATTGCCGGAGTGGCCTGTGTTGCCGCATGGCAACCTGCGGCCGGAACGGGCCTTGACCATGCCGCGATGTTTTCTTCTGGCGCCCTGCCAGGCTATGCAATGGCAATTGGCGGTACGGTGGCCTTTGCGTTTGGCACGGTGTTTTTAAAGTCGCGGGTGATGGGGGCATCACCGGTGGATGTCAATTTCTGGCAGTCTTTGGTCGGGGGGCTGGTTTTGCTGCCACTGGCCCTGTTTCGCGTGCCGGATGTCGGGCAGTGGGCCGTCACGTTTGACGGGCCGGTTTTGTTGTCAATTCTTTATCTTGCTGTCGTCATCACGCTGGGCGCGATGTTCTTATGGCTTTATCTGATTGGTCGATTTGGGGCCAGCAAGGCCGCAGCGGCCCATTTGATCAATCCGCTTTCGGGTTTGGTTTTATCGGCGGTGATTTTGGGCAGCGATGTGTCACTGGTGCAGGTGTTTGGCGCGGTATTAATTGGCTTTGGGTTGTATATTGCCGTTTTTCACCGAGGAAACCGGGGTAATAGAGCATTGATAAAGTAA
- a CDS encoding LysR family transcriptional regulator: MTKPQPGNQPPNIPTFDAAPDIHTLRGPQLDDRRITLEQLRAFVAVAGELDFQRASSQLRRSQSALTQSLQKLEDILECRLIARRRGQVEDLTENGKRLLPLAEEILSRLSAAVESFRQPALQGRIRLGVPDDFPLGNIAGAVRRCMEANPALRVEVTSALSSVLQDLYRNRNIDMIIYKRIGDENTGVPRPDANSEWQNDMDTSLLHRQPLHWACAASFASPIKGEIPLITFPEGCAYRAAAIQALKQQSIGYFNAYRSASYQNIRAAISNGLGVGILPQSALADDHASLNGKPVLPALPDIELVTTYNRQNPLLGQFSQQLLRNVDFGALKAA; this comes from the coding sequence ATGACAAAACCGCAACCTGGCAATCAGCCACCGAATATCCCGACCTTTGACGCAGCACCCGACATACACACGCTCCGTGGCCCACAGCTTGATGACCGTCGCATTACACTGGAACAGCTTCGGGCCTTTGTCGCCGTTGCTGGGGAACTGGATTTTCAGCGTGCAAGCAGCCAGTTACGGCGCAGTCAATCGGCCCTTACGCAAAGCCTGCAAAAACTGGAAGATATTTTGGAATGTCGCCTGATTGCCCGGCGCCGGGGCCAGGTTGAGGATTTGACCGAAAATGGCAAACGCCTGTTGCCACTGGCCGAAGAAATTCTGTCCCGGCTATCCGCCGCCGTAGAAAGTTTTCGCCAACCGGCCTTGCAGGGACGCATCCGGTTGGGCGTGCCAGACGATTTTCCCTTGGGAAACATTGCTGGCGCGGTGCGTCGCTGTATGGAAGCCAATCCCGCCTTGCGTGTCGAGGTCACATCGGCCCTATCATCCGTACTACAGGACCTGTATCGCAACCGGAATATCGACATGATCATTTACAAACGTATTGGTGATGAAAACACAGGCGTGCCCCGGCCAGACGCTAATAGCGAATGGCAAAATGACATGGATACTTCACTGTTACACCGTCAGCCTTTGCACTGGGCCTGTGCGGCGTCATTTGCATCGCCGATCAAAGGCGAAATACCACTTATCACCTTTCCCGAGGGGTGTGCGTATCGTGCAGCGGCGATCCAGGCCTTGAAACAGCAGAGTATCGGCTATTTTAATGCCTATCGCAGTGCATCCTACCAAAATATCCGTGCCGCAATTTCAAACGGCCTCGGGGTCGGTATCCTGCCGCAAAGTGCGCTTGCCGATGATCATGCATCACTTAACGGGAAACCCGTGCTTCCTGCCCTGCCCGACATCGAACTTGTCACGACTTATAACCGGCAAAATCCCCTGCTGGGTCAATTCAGCCAGCAGCTTTTGCGCAATGTCGATTTTGGCGCCTTAAAAGCCGCCTGA
- the adhP gene encoding alcohol dehydrogenase AdhP, translating into MPATMKAAVAREFGKPLSIEEVTIPKVTPGKILVKIEASGVCHTDLHAVEGDWPVKPNPPFIPGHEGVGVVTEVGEGVKSVKEGDRVGVPWLHSACGHCHHCITGWETLCGEQLNTGYSVNGGFAEYVLADPNYVGHLPDALEYGNAAPVLCAGVTVYKGLKETECKPGETVVISGVGGLGHMAVQYAKAMGMKVIAVDITNEKLKLAKDLGADWTLNAAENDVVAEVQKQMGGANGVLITAVSNAAFKQGVGMLGRHGTMALCGLPPGTFELDIFDTVLSRKTIRGSIVGTRADLQEALEFAGDGKVHSHFTTEPLENINSIFDRMRGGKIDGRIVMSI; encoded by the coding sequence ATGCCAGCGACGATGAAAGCAGCCGTTGCGCGCGAGTTTGGCAAGCCGCTATCGATTGAAGAAGTGACAATCCCCAAAGTAACCCCCGGCAAAATTCTGGTTAAAATCGAAGCATCCGGCGTTTGCCACACGGATTTGCATGCCGTCGAAGGCGACTGGCCGGTTAAGCCGAACCCGCCCTTTATTCCTGGTCATGAAGGCGTTGGCGTTGTTACCGAAGTGGGTGAAGGTGTCAAATCAGTCAAGGAAGGCGACCGTGTGGGCGTGCCGTGGCTGCATTCCGCCTGCGGGCATTGCCATCACTGCATTACCGGCTGGGAAACCCTGTGTGGGGAACAGCTTAATACCGGCTATTCCGTGAATGGCGGCTTTGCTGAATATGTGCTGGCCGACCCCAATTATGTTGGCCACCTGCCCGATGCCCTTGAATATGGCAATGCCGCGCCGGTTTTGTGTGCCGGTGTGACGGTTTACAAGGGCCTGAAGGAAACCGAATGCAAGCCGGGTGAAACGGTTGTTATTTCCGGGGTTGGCGGGCTGGGCCATATGGCCGTGCAATATGCCAAGGCGATGGGCATGAAAGTTATCGCCGTTGACATTACCAATGAAAAATTGAAACTCGCCAAAGATTTGGGTGCAGACTGGACGTTGAATGCCGCCGAAAACGATGTGGTGGCCGAGGTCCAAAAGCAAATGGGTGGTGCCAATGGTGTTTTGATCACCGCCGTTTCCAATGCTGCCTTCAAACAGGGGGTTGGCATGCTGGGGCGTCATGGCACAATGGCGTTGTGTGGCCTGCCACCGGGAACGTTCGAGCTCGATATTTTTGATACCGTCCTGTCTCGCAAAACCATTCGCGGTTCCATCGTTGGCACCCGTGCCGACCTTCAGGAAGCCCTTGAATTTGCGGGCGACGGCAAGGTGCATTCGCATTTCACCACCGAACCGCTGGAAAACATCAATTCCATCTTTGATCGCATGCGTGGCGGCAAAATTGATGGCCGTATCGTGATGTCGATCTGA
- a CDS encoding glutathione S-transferase family protein, translating into MKLYDYAGSQNAWKVRQLCHHLHLEYETVWVSIFEGESHTPDFLRKNPAGAVPVLELDDGRCLAESHAILLYLAQGSPYLPDDAWQRARVCQWLFFETDYVQSTVATLRHWNLTGKNERNAAQLPRRRASASHVLELLDRHLQGQHFLANECYSIADIAVYAYVHLAHEAGLEMADYKALLGWIERVSKIVGTAVPVRYYSEDPFSGRDL; encoded by the coding sequence ATGAAGTTATATGATTATGCCGGTTCGCAAAATGCCTGGAAGGTGCGCCAGCTTTGCCACCATTTGCATTTGGAGTATGAAACGGTTTGGGTGTCTATTTTTGAGGGTGAAAGTCATACACCCGATTTCCTGCGCAAAAATCCCGCCGGTGCCGTGCCTGTTCTGGAGCTTGACGATGGCCGGTGTCTGGCGGAATCACATGCGATATTGCTCTATCTGGCGCAGGGCAGTCCCTATTTGCCGGATGATGCCTGGCAAAGGGCCAGGGTTTGCCAGTGGCTGTTTTTCGAGACCGATTATGTGCAATCCACCGTCGCGACATTGCGTCATTGGAACCTGACGGGCAAGAATGAACGGAATGCCGCACAACTTCCCCGCCGGCGTGCCAGTGCAAGTCATGTGCTGGAACTGCTGGATCGTCATTTGCAGGGACAGCATTTTCTCGCTAATGAGTGTTATTCCATCGCCGATATTGCGGTTTATGCCTATGTCCATCTGGCGCATGAGGCAGGCCTGGAAATGGCGGATTATAAAGCGTTACTTGGCTGGATTGAGCGGGTTTCCAAGATTGTCGGCACGGCTGTTCCGGTCCGGTATTACAGCGAAGATCCCTTTTCCGGGCGGGATTTGTAA
- a CDS encoding methylated-DNA--[protein]-cysteine S-methyltransferase: MSTIINIMRYDSPIGRLGLASVQGRLVHLDFEDNDDRMVLIQSRRFKNIDWLENGMAPASVLAWLDAYFAGRNIPLPMEDIDMRGTDFQKSVWQALIDIPLGTHISYAGLAEKLNNPKAVRAVARANALNPVSIIVPCHRVIGSDGTLTGYAGGLVRKRWLLDHEAQMMPVFA, translated from the coding sequence ATGAGCACGATCATTAATATTATGCGCTATGACAGCCCGATTGGCAGGCTAGGTCTGGCTTCGGTTCAGGGGCGGCTGGTGCATCTTGATTTTGAAGATAATGACGACCGCATGGTTCTTATCCAGTCGCGTCGTTTTAAAAATATCGATTGGCTGGAAAACGGGATGGCCCCGGCATCGGTTCTGGCATGGCTGGATGCCTATTTTGCGGGCAGAAATATCCCTTTGCCGATGGAGGATATTGATATGCGTGGCACGGATTTTCAAAAGTCCGTCTGGCAGGCCTTAATCGACATTCCATTGGGTACCCATATTTCCTATGCCGGGCTGGCCGAAAAACTGAATAATCCGAAGGCTGTGCGTGCCGTGGCCCGCGCCAATGCCCTAAACCCGGTGTCTATTATTGTACCCTGCCATCGGGTGATTGGCTCCGACGGCACACTGACGGGCTATGCCGGTGGGCTGGTGCGCAAAAGATGGCTTTTGGACCATGAAGCCCAAATGATGCCTGTGTTCGCCTAA
- a CDS encoding DNA-3-methyladenine glycosylase 2 family protein → MEQINDDICYTALLARDNRFDGRFYTAVKTTGIFCRPICPAITPKRQNVEFYPTAEAAMAHGYRPCLRCRPEAAPGSAAAAGVHATVRRAVRLIEEGALTEGSVEDLADRLGVGARHLRRIFKDHTGVAPQEHARARRLLRARQLIVDSNLTMTEIADIAGFGSLRRFNDAMKEAYGHAPTAFRRGVRAAEGALVKPGQAELAFVFKRDDMILRLKPRQPFDRDFILGFFRDRAIPGLEAVGPDYYARGFLIADAPGLMICRFTKKGSIEICLRGEDRGSLLEIGARVRRLFDLDADMVAITAVFANDPLLAPLVQKRPGLRVPGCWDRFELAMRAVLGQQVSVAAARTLAWRIVARYGQPLPDTLVAGTGITHLCPAPGTLQGHDLIPIGLTRRRAQTLSNVIDLFATNDFKDQTGSEILAQMAKIKGIGPWTLNYFALRGLGDPDAFPAADLGILKGSQMGGGPATAKELEKHSVAWRPWRAYAAQYLWSALIPDRDGNDVITKEKDHEHDH, encoded by the coding sequence ATGGAACAGATCAATGATGACATTTGTTATACCGCCCTTTTGGCGCGTGATAACCGGTTTGACGGGCGGTTTTATACGGCCGTTAAAACCACCGGCATTTTTTGTCGGCCTATCTGCCCGGCGATAACGCCCAAGCGGCAGAATGTGGAATTTTATCCTACGGCCGAGGCGGCAATGGCACATGGCTATCGCCCGTGCCTGCGGTGCCGCCCCGAAGCCGCACCGGGCAGTGCCGCTGCCGCCGGTGTTCATGCAACCGTGCGTCGCGCTGTTCGCCTGATAGAGGAGGGAGCCTTAACCGAAGGTTCAGTCGAGGATCTGGCTGACCGGCTGGGTGTCGGGGCGCGGCATTTACGACGCATATTCAAGGATCATACCGGGGTTGCCCCGCAGGAACATGCCCGGGCCCGGCGTTTGCTGCGCGCCCGCCAGCTTATTGTGGATAGTAACCTGACCATGACGGAAATCGCTGATATTGCCGGGTTTGGCAGTTTGCGCCGTTTTAATGATGCGATGAAAGAGGCCTATGGTCATGCGCCGACAGCATTCCGGCGTGGGGTTCGGGCGGCAGAAGGGGCATTGGTAAAACCTGGTCAGGCCGAATTGGCCTTTGTCTTTAAAAGGGACGACATGATCCTGCGGCTTAAACCCCGGCAACCTTTTGATCGCGATTTTATTTTGGGCTTCTTTCGTGATCGGGCCATTCCGGGGCTTGAGGCGGTCGGACCGGATTATTACGCCCGGGGCTTTTTGATTGCCGATGCGCCGGGCCTGATGATTTGCCGTTTCACCAAAAAAGGCAGCATTGAAATTTGCCTGCGCGGCGAGGACCGGGGCAGTTTGCTCGAAATTGGCGCAAGGGTGCGACGTTTGTTTGATCTTGATGCCGATATGGTGGCGATTACGGCGGTTTTTGCCAATGATCCCTTATTGGCGCCACTGGTGCAAAAACGGCCCGGCTTGCGTGTTCCGGGCTGTTGGGACCGGTTTGAACTCGCTATGCGGGCCGTTTTGGGCCAGCAGGTTTCGGTGGCAGCCGCGCGCACACTGGCCTGGCGCATTGTTGCGCGCTATGGGCAGCCTTTGCCCGATACGCTGGTTGCGGGAACCGGCATTACCCACTTGTGCCCCGCACCCGGCACCCTGCAAGGCCATGATTTGATCCCGATTGGTCTGACACGCCGCCGGGCACAGACGCTTTCGAATGTCATCGACTTGTTCGCCACAAACGATTTCAAGGATCAAACCGGCAGCGAGATTTTGGCACAAATGGCAAAGATCAAGGGTATTGGCCCCTGGACACTCAATTATTTTGCCCTGCGCGGGCTGGGTGACCCGGATGCCTTCCCGGCAGCAGACCTTGGGATTTTAAAGGGTTCGCAAATGGGCGGCGGCCCGGCAACCGCTAAAGAACTTGAAAAGCATTCTGTCGCTTGGCGGCCCTGGCGGGCGTATGCCGCGCAATATTTGTGGTCGGCCCTGATCCCGGATCGGGATGGGAATGATGTGATAACAAAGGAAAAGGACCATGAGCACGATCATTAA
- a CDS encoding DHA2 family efflux MFS transporter permease subunit: MSSAAATSGMETTPLERGLITGSIMLATIMQALDTTIANVALPHMQGSMSATQDQISWVLTSYIVAAAIMTPPTGFLASRFGRRKLFICSVAGFTIASMLCGAATSLPEIVIFRLLQGAFGAGLVPLSQAVLLDTYPKEKHGSAMAMWGMGVMLGPILGPTLGGYLTEYYNWRWVFYINLPIGIMALLGIMAFVPETEKRSGLPFDWFGFALLSLSIGALQMMLDRGESQNWFSSYEILIETVLCILCFYMFLVHMFTARNPFLEPGLFKDRNFAIGLIFIFIVGVVLLATLALLPPFLQNLMGYPVVTAGVLLAPRGVGSMIAMMLVGRLVGKFDIRFLILFGLGMTALSLYEMSCFTAEVSSMTLITTGITQGVGLGFIFVPLSTITFATLNPKYRTEGTAMFSLMRNIGSSIGISVMTTMLTQNTQIIHSSFAAMLTPFRHAMQAPWLPDAWDWTTTAGAVGLNRMITLQAQTIAYLDDFKAMMWIVLAVIPLLLVMQGPKKPKSGEEQHMEVMD; encoded by the coding sequence ATGAGCTCTGCCGCAGCAACATCCGGCATGGAAACCACGCCACTGGAACGGGGACTGATTACCGGTTCCATCATGCTGGCGACGATCATGCAGGCGCTGGATACAACCATTGCCAATGTGGCCCTGCCACATATGCAGGGTAGCATGTCTGCCACCCAGGATCAGATTTCCTGGGTGCTGACGTCTTATATCGTTGCTGCAGCCATCATGACCCCGCCTACAGGTTTTTTGGCGTCCCGTTTTGGTCGGCGCAAGTTGTTCATCTGCTCGGTTGCCGGTTTTACCATTGCTTCCATGTTGTGTGGTGCTGCGACTTCCTTGCCCGAAATTGTGATTTTTCGTTTGTTGCAAGGGGCGTTTGGCGCCGGGCTGGTGCCGTTGTCCCAGGCGGTTTTGCTTGATACCTATCCTAAGGAAAAACATGGTTCTGCAATGGCCATGTGGGGGATGGGCGTGATGTTGGGACCCATTTTGGGGCCAACGCTGGGCGGCTATCTGACGGAATATTATAACTGGCGCTGGGTGTTTTACATCAATCTCCCTATCGGGATTATGGCGCTGCTTGGCATTATGGCCTTTGTGCCAGAAACGGAAAAAAGGTCGGGGCTTCCCTTTGACTGGTTTGGATTTGCGTTGTTAAGCCTTTCGATCGGTGCGCTGCAAATGATGCTGGACCGGGGGGAATCGCAAAACTGGTTTTCATCCTATGAAATCCTGATCGAAACGGTGTTGTGTATTCTGTGTTTTTACATGTTTCTCGTTCACATGTTCACCGCCAGAAACCCGTTCCTGGAACCGGGTTTGTTCAAGGATCGCAACTTTGCTATCGGTTTGATCTTTATCTTTATTGTCGGGGTGGTTTTGTTGGCAACCTTGGCGCTGTTGCCGCCCTTTTTGCAGAACCTGATGGGTTATCCCGTGGTGACGGCGGGCGTTTTGCTCGCTCCGCGCGGTGTCGGATCGATGATTGCGATGATGCTGGTCGGGCGACTGGTTGGTAAGTTCGACATTCGGTTCCTGATCCTGTTTGGCTTGGGGATGACGGCATTGTCTCTTTATGAAATGTCGTGTTTTACTGCCGAAGTCAGTTCGATGACTCTGATCACAACCGGTATTACCCAAGGGGTCGGGCTTGGTTTTATCTTTGTTCCCCTGAGCACGATTACCTTTGCCACGCTGAACCCCAAATATCGCACCGAGGGCACGGCCATGTTCAGTCTGATGCGGAATATCGGCTCAAGTATCGGTATTTCGGTGATGACAACCATGCTGACGCAAAATACCCAGATCATTCATTCAAGCTTTGCAGCGATGTTGACGCCGTTCCGTCACGCCATGCAGGCCCCGTGGTTGCCCGATGCCTGGGATTGGACCACAACTGCTGGTGCGGTTGGACTCAATCGGATGATCACGCTGCAGGCGCAGACCATCGCTTATCTAGATGATTTTAAGGCGATGATGTGGATTGTGCTGGCTGTTATTCCACTTTTGCTGGTGATGCAGGGGCCGAAAAAACCAAAATCGGGTGAGGAACAGCATATGGAAGTTATGGATTAG
- a CDS encoding HlyD family secretion protein, with protein MSEPVEKEDNAEQGQRSGAAPKRKRRWLRPVLLVLGPVAVIVGGAYWYYSGGRYIETENAYVHADMVAISPQVSGQIAEVLVQENQPVKKGDVILRLDQDPFKIAVEQAQANLGSVRQDMNALKQSYAEQQGNLELAKIKLEYAEKTYARQSQLSKRNVVSKAAFDDAQNAVASAKQEIALDRQAMKTTLAKLGGALDTPVEQLPQFQQAKAALDQAELDLAHTVIKAPFDGIVANKPEPGAYITPGRAVASLVSTKSMWVDANFKEVDLTYLQPGQSVDVTVDAYPDHEWKGVVQSVSPATGAEFSVLPAQNATGNWVKVVQRIPVRIALEMTNGQPVLRAGMSTVVEVDTHHKREMPVFARTALSWIGVNEAEAGTKGGENGQ; from the coding sequence ATGAGCGAACCTGTTGAAAAAGAGGATAATGCAGAACAGGGCCAACGAAGCGGGGCCGCACCAAAACGCAAACGGCGCTGGCTGCGCCCGGTCTTGCTTGTATTGGGGCCGGTTGCCGTGATTGTTGGTGGTGCCTATTGGTATTATTCGGGTGGACGGTATATCGAAACGGAAAATGCCTATGTCCATGCTGATATGGTTGCCATCAGCCCGCAGGTCAGCGGCCAGATAGCCGAAGTGCTGGTGCAAGAAAACCAGCCGGTGAAGAAGGGCGACGTTATCTTGCGCCTTGATCAGGACCCGTTCAAAATTGCCGTCGAACAGGCCCAGGCAAATCTGGGTTCTGTTCGCCAGGACATGAATGCCCTGAAACAAAGCTATGCCGAGCAACAGGGCAACCTGGAACTGGCAAAAATCAAACTGGAATATGCGGAAAAAACCTATGCTCGCCAGTCGCAACTGAGCAAGCGCAATGTTGTGTCTAAGGCGGCCTTTGACGATGCCCAAAATGCGGTTGCCAGCGCAAAGCAGGAAATTGCCCTGGATCGTCAGGCTATGAAGACAACTCTTGCCAAACTTGGCGGGGCGCTTGACACACCGGTAGAACAGTTACCGCAATTTCAGCAGGCCAAGGCGGCGTTGGACCAGGCCGAACTGGACCTGGCACATACGGTTATCAAGGCCCCGTTTGACGGTATTGTTGCCAACAAGCCCGAACCGGGTGCCTATATTACGCCGGGCAGGGCCGTTGCCAGCCTTGTTTCCACCAAGTCGATGTGGGTGGATGCCAATTTCAAGGAAGTTGACCTGACATATTTGCAGCCGGGACAATCGGTTGATGTCACGGTGGATGCCTATCCCGACCATGAATGGAAAGGTGTGGTGCAAAGTGTGTCGCCGGCCACCGGGGCAGAATTTTCGGTGTTGCCAGCACAGAATGCCACGGGTAACTGGGTGAAGGTTGTGCAGCGTATTCCCGTTCGTATTGCCCTGGAAATGACCAATGGTCAGCCCGTTTTGCGTGCCGGTATGAGCACGGTTGTCGAAGTCGATACCCATCACAAACGCGAAATGCCGGTTTTTGCAAGAACAGCTTTGTCCTGGATTGGCGTTAACGAGGCCGAAGCAGGTACAAAGGGCGGAGAAAACGGACAATGA
- a CDS encoding MarR family winged helix-turn-helix transcriptional regulator — protein sequence MTSSRDPQRSIGFLLKDVSRLMMRRFNRRARDLGLTQSQLQALAFLVPREGINQAALADLMDIQPITLARLIDRLEEAGLVERRPDPADRRAVNLYIGKNASPLIDKMWEFAAETRRDALAGLSEADQDVVIEHLQHMRMNLISCEQELSDKAPQVPKQDLKGDEE from the coding sequence TTGACGTCCTCGCGTGACCCACAAAGAAGCATTGGTTTTTTGCTGAAAGACGTATCACGGTTGATGATGCGTCGGTTTAACCGCCGTGCTCGCGATTTGGGGCTGACACAGTCGCAATTGCAGGCACTTGCGTTTCTGGTGCCACGCGAAGGGATCAATCAGGCCGCTTTGGCCGATTTGATGGACATCCAGCCCATTACCCTGGCCCGTTTGATTGACCGGTTGGAAGAAGCCGGCCTGGTTGAGCGCCGGCCTGACCCGGCAGACCGGCGGGCGGTGAACCTTTATATTGGCAAGAATGCCTCTCCGTTGATTGACAAAATGTGGGAATTTGCTGCTGAAACCCGGCGCGATGCCCTGGCGGGTTTATCGGAAGCGGACCAGGACGTCGTGATCGAGCATTTGCAACATATGCGTATGAACCTGATTTCCTGCGAGCAGGAACTTTCGGACAAAGCCCCGCAGGTCCCCAAACAAGATTTAAAAGGCGACGAAGAATGA